A window from Chitinophaga filiformis encodes these proteins:
- a CDS encoding NUDIX domain-containing protein has protein sequence MAKQSAGILLYRKKGKRLEVFLGHPGGPFWAKKDLGSWSVPKGEYQEGEEPLQAAIREFEEETGYRPSGHFIQLATIRQKGHKTVHCWAVAGDLDADSIVSNLFEIEWPPRSGKMKSFPEIDRAAWFPIDIAREKINERQAGFIDELVARIDE, from the coding sequence ATGGCAAAACAAAGTGCGGGCATATTACTCTACAGGAAAAAAGGCAAGCGGCTGGAAGTATTCCTCGGGCATCCGGGCGGACCTTTCTGGGCTAAGAAGGACCTGGGCAGCTGGTCGGTACCAAAAGGGGAATACCAGGAAGGAGAGGAGCCTTTACAAGCCGCTATCCGTGAGTTTGAGGAAGAGACGGGATACCGGCCTTCCGGCCATTTCATCCAGCTGGCCACCATCCGGCAAAAAGGGCATAAAACGGTACATTGCTGGGCGGTAGCGGGCGACCTGGATGCAGACAGCATCGTGAGTAACCTTTTCGAAATAGAATGGCCGCCACGTTCGGGTAAGATGAAGTCCTTCCCGGAGATTGACCGGGCGGCCTGGTTCCCCATTGACATTGCCCGGGAAAAGATCAATGAAAGGCAGGCCGGTTTTATTGATGAACTGGTGGCGCGCATTGATGAATAG
- a CDS encoding glycoside hydrolase family 19 protein, whose protein sequence is MTVTSEQLQAIMPQADTRNIQQYLPYLNQEMPVYQINTPARAAAFLAQLGHECGQFSVVTENLNYRADRLVAVFPKYFPTQDLAQRYAGKPDMIANKVYANRLGNGPESSGDGWRFRGRGLIQLTGRASYDDCSRGLTGDAVTFRNAPDLLATPQYAVASACWFWSVYKTLNQIADQPDNWTTMYKNKLYSKFQWLTIRINGGLNGYDDRLALWEKAKMVLK, encoded by the coding sequence ATGACAGTTACCAGCGAGCAACTGCAGGCTATTATGCCGCAGGCCGATACACGAAACATCCAGCAATACCTGCCCTATTTAAACCAGGAGATGCCTGTTTACCAGATCAATACGCCCGCAAGGGCCGCCGCCTTTCTGGCACAACTGGGCCATGAATGTGGCCAGTTCAGCGTAGTAACAGAGAACCTGAATTACCGGGCAGACCGTTTAGTAGCCGTATTTCCCAAGTATTTCCCTACCCAGGATCTTGCCCAGCGCTATGCCGGTAAACCGGACATGATCGCCAACAAGGTTTACGCCAACCGCCTGGGCAATGGCCCGGAATCCAGCGGAGACGGATGGCGGTTCAGGGGCCGCGGGCTCATCCAGCTGACCGGCAGGGCCAGTTATGACGACTGCAGCAGAGGTCTGACGGGCGATGCCGTCACTTTCCGGAATGCGCCCGACCTGCTTGCTACCCCTCAGTATGCCGTAGCCTCAGCCTGCTGGTTCTGGTCGGTATACAAAACGCTGAACCAGATAGCCGATCAGCCCGATAATTGGACAACCATGTACAAAAACAAGCTTTACAGTAAGTTCCAGTGGCTGACCATACGCATCAACGGCGGACTGAACGGATATGACGACCGCCTGGCTCTCTGGGAAAAGGCTAAAATGGTCTTAAAGTGA
- a CDS encoding YbhB/YbcL family Raf kinase inhibitor-like protein: protein MENNATDSLKISSTAFDHEGVIPSKYTCEGEDVNPPLQIEKIPAGAKTLAIIAEDPDAPKGTFDHWVVWNIAPTNLIGCDTVPGVCGKNGSGNTGYYGPCPPSGFHRYYFHIYALDTELDLDSEADKAALQQAMQGHVLAEGVIMGRYQKHGL, encoded by the coding sequence ATGGAAAACAATGCAACAGATAGCCTCAAAATATCAAGTACTGCATTTGATCATGAAGGTGTCATTCCTTCGAAATATACCTGCGAAGGCGAAGATGTCAATCCCCCGCTGCAGATAGAAAAGATCCCTGCGGGTGCAAAGACGCTGGCCATTATCGCGGAAGATCCGGACGCGCCTAAAGGCACTTTTGATCACTGGGTAGTATGGAATATTGCGCCTACCAATCTGATCGGATGCGATACCGTTCCCGGTGTATGCGGAAAGAACGGGAGTGGTAATACCGGGTATTACGGCCCTTGTCCGCCCTCAGGATTCCACCGTTATTATTTTCACATCTATGCGCTTGATACGGAATTGGACCTTGACAGCGAAGCTGATAAAGCAGCGCTGCAACAGGCCATGCAGGGGCATGTTCTGGCAGAAGGAGTCATCATGGGGCGTTACCAGAAGCACGGTTTATAA
- a CDS encoding ferritin-like domain-containing protein: MQILSNTSTNSRLEEFFVTMLQEIYWSEQHLVNVLSTMTGAASNTELIQAFDQHRQQTVEHVKVVERAFSLLGIPAQAEPSMGLQGLFDEGWQVIDETEEGSAQRDVALIIAAQKVEHYEIACYGSLVTLAATLGEIEVADMLRAVLTEEKETDALLTIIAESKINAQASEEPVAR; the protein is encoded by the coding sequence ATGCAGATACTATCCAACACTTCCACCAACTCAAGGCTGGAGGAATTTTTCGTAACTATGTTACAGGAAATATACTGGTCTGAACAACACCTGGTAAATGTATTGTCTACAATGACCGGTGCTGCCAGCAATACCGAATTGATACAGGCATTTGACCAGCACAGGCAGCAGACGGTGGAACATGTAAAAGTAGTGGAGCGCGCATTCAGCCTGCTGGGTATACCCGCACAGGCAGAACCCAGCATGGGCCTGCAGGGATTGTTCGATGAAGGCTGGCAGGTAATAGATGAGACGGAAGAAGGCTCAGCCCAGAGAGATGTAGCGCTCATCATTGCAGCGCAGAAAGTAGAACACTACGAAATTGCCTGCTATGGAAGCCTGGTAACACTGGCCGCTACACTGGGAGAAATAGAAGTGGCAGACATGCTGAGAGCTGTGTTGACAGAAGAAAAAGAAACAGATGCCTTACTGACCATTATTGCAGAGAGTAAGATCAATGCTCAGGCCAGTGAAGAACCCGTGGCACGTTAA
- a CDS encoding right-handed parallel beta-helix repeat-containing protein, protein MHFSGPTDTVEASAREYTLVADSRGRLNIDNSRNTYRPGDILNLKGNFKSIFFFNMSGTAAKPIIIRNYRNTVVKIGEPDWNGGGYSSACEFSNCHYIRFGSQSDRSMIVINGSTQPAREAYHDLHIGNKTDNIEICFLTIMNGGNGIVAKTDPMKGDPGSVYPSLVTRNLQIHDLNISGTKNEAMYIGHTATYWDHTLNQPYYGSPSKFTPGHDYVQPAKWQNVKIYNNVISNIGLDGIQTAAIDGLEVFNNEVTHWGTQRNAAHNGGILIGGRTTNTNTHDNYVHDGWGEFCQFYGSGENRATHTISNNLFTDNQGDGISMRGTDNAIVRITNNTVACTKGNSLRINGYTGMKGKQIVNANAFIAPNGGQGVNIRNYVYVEEGGDAIEGTGNEENKKFQTPLEARVNTAEYYRPQQGSSIGNAGYRRK, encoded by the coding sequence ATGCACTTTTCCGGCCCGACAGATACCGTCGAGGCGTCTGCCAGAGAATATACCCTCGTAGCAGACAGCCGGGGAAGGCTCAATATTGACAATTCCAGGAACACCTATCGCCCGGGAGATATATTGAACCTCAAAGGTAATTTTAAGTCCATCTTCTTCTTCAATATGAGCGGCACTGCCGCCAAACCTATCATCATCCGTAACTATCGCAATACGGTGGTCAAGATCGGTGAGCCTGACTGGAACGGAGGTGGTTATTCCTCTGCCTGTGAATTCTCCAATTGTCATTATATCCGTTTCGGCAGTCAGTCGGACCGGAGCATGATCGTCATCAATGGCTCTACGCAGCCTGCCAGGGAGGCCTATCATGATTTGCATATAGGTAATAAGACAGACAATATCGAGATCTGTTTCCTGACCATCATGAACGGCGGAAATGGCATTGTAGCAAAGACAGATCCCATGAAGGGAGATCCCGGTAGCGTATATCCCAGCCTGGTGACCCGCAACCTGCAGATACATGACCTCAACATCAGCGGTACAAAGAATGAGGCCATGTATATTGGCCATACCGCCACTTACTGGGACCATACGCTCAACCAGCCCTATTATGGATCTCCGTCAAAGTTCACTCCCGGTCATGACTATGTACAACCTGCCAAATGGCAGAACGTGAAGATCTACAATAACGTGATCAGCAATATTGGCCTGGATGGCATACAAACGGCTGCTATTGACGGGCTGGAGGTCTTTAATAATGAAGTTACCCATTGGGGCACACAACGTAATGCAGCACATAACGGCGGCATTCTCATTGGCGGCCGCACGACCAATACCAACACACATGATAACTATGTGCATGACGGCTGGGGAGAATTCTGCCAGTTTTATGGCTCGGGTGAGAACAGAGCAACACATACCATCAGTAACAATCTTTTTACAGACAACCAGGGTGACGGTATCAGTATGAGGGGAACCGACAATGCCATTGTACGCATTACCAATAATACGGTAGCCTGCACAAAGGGCAACAGCCTGCGTATTAACGGTTACACGGGTATGAAAGGCAAGCAGATCGTCAATGCCAATGCATTCATTGCACCCAATGGAGGCCAGGGTGTCAACATCAGGAACTATGTCTATGTAGAGGAAGGCGGAGACGCCATAGAAGGTACAGGTAACGAAGAAAACAAGAAATTTCAGACCCCGCTGGAGGCCCGTGTGAATACTGCGGAGTACTATCGTCCCCAACAAGGCTCATCCATTGGAAATGCCGGTTATAGGAGAAAATAA